CGGGCACGGTGATGCGGCCGCCGGGCTCATCCGCGAGCTGCGCCGTGCCGGGCACCACGGGCTGGAGGTCGTCGCCGCCACCCTGCCCGACGGTCACGGTCACCGCCTGCGGCACGAGGACGTCCCCGCCTACGAGGGGCTCGACCGCATCGCCGAGATCGTCCGGATGACGCAGGCCGACTCGGTGGCGGTGCTGTCCTGCCCGGAACTGGACGGCGTGGCGCTGCGCCGCCTCGCCTGGGACCTGGAACGCACCCAGACCGACCTGTTCGTCGCGCCCGCCGTGGTCGACATCGCCGGGCCGCGCACCACGATCCGTCCCATCGCCGGGCTGCCGCTACTGCACCTGGGCCATCCGGAGCTGTTCAGCGGACTCCGGCCGACCGCCAAGGCGATCTTCGACCGCGTGGTCGCGGCGCTGGCGCTGGTGCTGCTGACCCCGATCATGCTGCCCCTGGCGGCGCTGATCCGGTCGACCTCGTCGGGGCCCGCGCTGTTCGTCCAGGAACGGATCGGCCGCGACGGCGTCCCGTTCCGGATGTTCAAGTTCCGCACCATGGTGACCGGCGCCGAGCACCTGCACGACGAACTGGCCGACCTCGAGGACGCGGACGGCGTTCTGTTCAAGCTCAAGAACGACCCGCGCGTCACCCGGATCGGCGGCAGGCTGCGCCGCTGGTCCCTCGACGAGCTCCCGCAGCTCATCAACGTGGTCCGGGGCGACATGTCGCTGGTCGGCCCCCGTCCCCCGCTGCGCCGCGAGGTGGAGCGGTACGAGGCCGACGTGTTCCGGCGGCTGGTCGTCAAACCGGGGCTGACCGGGCTCTGGCAGGTCAGCGGACGTTCCGATCTGTCGTGGGAGGAGTCGGTGCGACTCGACCTGCACTACGCCGAGAACTGGTCGCTCGTCCTGGACATGCAGATCCTGTGGAGAACCGCCAACGCGGTCCTGCGCCGGTCCGGGGCCTACTGAGGGCCTACCACTCGCTGATCGTGCTCCCCGGGGGACCCGAGCCCGTCACGCTGCACTGGTAGAACGCCCAGAGACTGTGCTCGACACCCTGGGTGAGGCGCTTGTAGACCCTGTTGTGGGGGAAGCCCGTCGTGCCGAACCTGGTCAGGACGGCGGAGGACCGGTACGCGACGTCCCAGCCCCAGCGTCCACCGCCGTTGCGGACGATGAGCTCACCCAGATAGGCGCCCATGACCTGCGCGTTCGTCTGGAGCGTGGACTCCGTGGGGTGCTCGGAGACCAGGATGTCGCACAGCCCGTCCAGCAACTGCGCGTCCTCCTCGGTCCACCCGATGGCGAGCCCGAAGGCCTCGCCGACCTGGTCGACGAAGGTCCCCGCGAGCGTCCGTTGTTGGGCCGCGATCTCGGCGTCGCTGGGCCGGTGCGGCCCACCGCTCCGCCTCGTGCTGCGCCACATGTGAGGACCACCACCCGCTTCCGCGACGCCCGTCGCGCCGGCATTCCCCGGCCGACCCGACTCCAGCGGAGATCCTAGATGTCGATCCGGACATCCGGTGCCCACATCGAACGACCGAGGTCGTCAACCCGCGCTTTCCGTACCCGGCCGCCACCGACGGACCTCGCCGTTCTCGATGACCGTGATGGTCCGCGGACCGGGGAGATCGAGGTACGGGCACTCCGACGCGCCCTGCCTAAGGGTGAGCGAGTCGTCCCCCGGGGCGACCCAGTGGAGCCTGCCCGACTCCAGCCAGGGCCGAAGGTCGAAGTCCCAGTCGTCGGGCCACGGCGGGGTGTCGTCGAAGCCCCGGTAGCGGTTCTCGTCGTCGTAGATGGGGAAGCTCTGCGTCCCCCACAGATTCTCCAGGGGGCGGCCCTTGGGCATCGGGCCGAAGTAGGTGATGGGCCAGCCGACGTGGTCCCCCACGGCGATCTGGGAGATGACCGCGGTGACGCCGGGTGCCTCCAGCAGACGGGGCACCACGTAAGGGGCGCCGGGGCCGGGGTGGATCGGGAACAACGTGTCGGGCACCCTAGGGGCCAGGCGCATCGCCCCCGTCATGCACAGCCACGTGGCCGGAACGGGCGGCTGCCGTCGTGCGGGGCCGTCGTAGTCCCAGAACCAGCCGTCGAGGTCGACGGTGTCGATGGGCCAGACCACGGCCTCACCGGAGATCGGGGAACGCGCCACCGGCACGTCGGGCAGCAGCGCCCGATAGAGCTTGCGGAGCGCCCGCAGTCGTGTCCAGTGCTCCAGGGCGGCATGGACCTCGCCCGCCTCGTCCAGGCGCATCGCCTCGGACAGATGCGAGGTGCCCTCGTCCAGGATCCGCCGACGCTCGGCGAGCTGCTCCTCGGTCATTCCCGCTGCCATCACACGCTCCTGTAACGGACGTGGCCGTTCTCCACGTGGGCGAGGTCGCGGGGGCCTTCGAGGCCGACGAAAGGACAGTCGGCCGGGTCCCCGTACAGCGAGAAGGAGTGGTCACCGGGGGCCGCCCACAGGAGCTTCCCGGACTCCAACCAGGGGGCGAGGTCGAAGTCGTAATCGGCGGGCCACGGCTCGTTCTCCCCGTACCCGAGGTGCTCGCCCTCGTCGTCGTAGATGGGGAAGTCGCCCGCGCCCCACAGGTTCTCCAGCCGTCGGTCGCCCGGCAGGGGCCCGAAGTAGGTGACGGGCCAGCCGGTGTGGGGACCCACGTCGATCTGCGCGATCACCGCACGTACGTCGGGCTGCTCCAAGAGGCGCGGCACCACGAACGGGACGCCGGGCCCGGGACGGGCGGTGAACGGAGCGGACGCGACCGGGCCATCCAGCCGCATCGCCCCTGTCATGGCGAGCCACGTGGGAGGCAGGTCGCGGGGGGCGCGGCGGGCGGGGGCGTCGTGGTCCCAGAACCAGCCGTTGAGGTCGACCACGTCGATCGGCCACTCCACCATGCGGTGCGTCCTCGGGCAGCGCGCCACCCGGACACGGGGGAGCAACTCGATGTACCGCTTGCGGAGCCTGCTGCGCTCGGCGCGCGCGACGTGGGACGCCTGCATGTCGCCGGCGTCCTCCAGCCTGCGGGCCTCCGCCTTGAGCCGGTCGCCCTCGGCCAGCAGCGCCGGCCGCTCGACGGTGAAGCGCTTGAGGTCCTCGGGCAGGTCGGTACGGGCCAGCTCGCGCAGCGCGGCCAGGGACGGCGCGTTGCGGATCTCGGCGCCGGCGGGGACCGCTCCCGCCTCGGGAAGCTCCTCGGCCCCGATGGCCCGCCGCAGCGCCCGCAACGGCGACAGCCCCTCCGACTGCGCCGCCGCGAGGACGTCCAGCCAGGGAACGGACGTCTGCGAGGCCGCTGGCCCCGCCCATTCCCTCCGCACATATCCGGCGGCATCGTCGGTCGTCGCGGCCCAGAGGAAACCGAGCACCGTGTCGTCTTTGACCACGGGCACATAAAGGACCGGAGAATCGGTTTTACGAGGATATCCGGGCGGCCGACGAATGACGGGGGCGGGCGACGGGTGCCGCCTTTCCCGCTCGGCTTTGAGGGCCAGCTCGCGCTGATATTCGGCGGCCTTGGTGCCGCCGCTCCCCGGGTTGGCCAGCTCTTCCAGATCCGCGAAGTCGGGCACCTCTGCGAGGTCGCCCAACCGCCCGTGCTCGGCGTGGACGGGCTCGTCCGCCAGGAGGCGCAGCGCCTCCTGCGGGTCGAGTCGCCGCTGATGGGCCTGGGTGAGCCGGTCGTTCCAGCCGAGGTGGGCCCGCAGGCTCAGCGCCCTGTCGGCCGACCGCCGCCGCAGCGCGCCGGCGGCGTGGGCCGAGGCCCACAGATAGCCGACGACCTCATCGCCGACGATGATCGGACGATACCGAACGGCGCCGACCGGCCAGCGATTATAGCCCTGCACGCTGCTCATGATTCCATGCTATCTGACGACTCCGAAGGGACGACCCGCGCCCGTACCTCCATCTTGCCGTTCGGCAGGACCCGCACTTCGGAAATCTCATAGGTCAGCGGTCGGGCGAGAATCAATTCGCGTTGATCCGGATAGAAACTGTTCTCGCCCACCCAGAGCGCCGGTGTCCCGGCCGGGACCTCCAGACGCATCCGCACCTCGGGCGGCAGCCCGTCGATGTGCGCGAACCGGGCACCGAGCGAACTGGACGTGAAGCCCTCCTCCGTCCATCGAACGCCTTCGAGCGCCTCCGGATCGTCGGGGTCGAACTCGGGGATGAACGACAGATCCTGCAGGGCCCGTAGCACCTCCACCGTCTCCGGCAGCGGCCGGGCCAACGCGTCGTCGACCATCGCGATCCGCGCGTGGACGTCCTCCGGGGTCGGCCAGGAGCCGAACACCATCATGATGGTGCCGCGCATCCCGGCCTCGTTCCGCAGGATGCCGTCGAGCTCGTGCGCCGGATCGTCGGCGTCGAACACCCGCTCCAGCAGGTCCCGCTGGTCGGGGGTCAGATCGGGGCGGTCGATGGCCGCGTAGAGGTCCTCGAGCGTCGGAACCCGCCCCGGGGTCACCTCGAACAGGCCCCAGCCCCGGTATCCGTCGTCCCGCCAGGACGCGATCAGGTCGTCCAACGCCGAGGGATCCGTCAACCGCAGCGTGTCGTTGAACGGCCCCGAGTTCTGGGTGTAGTCGCGCACCGCCTGCTGCTGCTCGGGGGGCAGGGCGCGGAACACGTCCCCGAGCACCTCGTCGCCATACCGGGCACCGAGCCCATCCCGCTCGAACCTCCGGACACCATCCTCGCCCACCTCACCCGGGAACTCCCCACGCGGCCCGGCCCGATCCCCGCTCTCCCCCTCCGGCGTCTCCCCGCTCCGGGTCTCCCCGCCGGGGATCTGCCCACCCGGGGACTCTCCGCCCGGGGGCTCTCCGCTCGGGGACTCTCCGCTCTGGGTCTGCCCGCCCGGGGTCTGCCCACCCGGGGACTCTTCGCTCGGGGTCTCCCCGCTCTGAGTCTCTCCGCTCGGGGCCTGCCCGCTCTGGGTCTCGCTGTTCTGGATCTGACCGCTCCGGGTGTCCCCGCCCGGGGTCTCTCCGCGCGGGGTCTGCCCGCCCGGGGTCTGCCCGTTCGACGCGGAGTCCCCATCCGAAGGCGAGTCACCGTCCGTAGACTCCCCGTCCGACGTGGCGTCGTCCGCCGGCGGCGAGTCGCCGCGTGCGGCGGCGTCGGTGGGCGGCGTCGTGGTGTCCCCGACGTCGCCGATGTGCCCGTCCCGCCCCGCCGGCGTGACCTCGCCGCCGGGGTGGTGGGCGTTCCAGGCCCCGTCCGGCGGCCAGGTCGGCGTCGGACGCCCGTCCGGCCCCGGCTGCGACGTCGCGGCGAACACCCGGCCCTGCGAATCGGACCACGCCTGGGTGGTGGGCGCCACGACCGGCACCCCCAGCCGCTCGGCCAGGCGCGCCGCGAAGTCCCCCTGCCCGACGTCGCAGGACAAAAGCATGACCGGCGTCCGCCCGTCCCACCCCGGATCGTTGCGAACGAGCGCCGCCACCTCGTCGACCCCGAGCCGCCGCTCCCCGACCCGAATCCCATCGACGTCCCCATGCGCGTCCAGCACATAGCGCCCCGGCTCCGCCGGCACCGCCCGCGCCAGGTCCCGCATCCCCGCCTCGTCGGCCCCGTACAACGCCCGCCCGGCAGGCGTCTCCACGCTCGCCTGCCACACCTCCCGCAACCCATCGGGCAACCCCTGGGAACGTTCACCAGCGCCCTCCTCGCCCCCGCCGTCCGAGCCCTCCGGCCCACCTCGTTCACCAGCAGCCGGTCCGCCCTCACCCGAGGACGGCGACACCAAAGGCCCACCCCCCGACGCGACCGCCTGCCCGCCGGCGGGAGGCGACAGAGTCGGCGAGCCCGGGACCACCGGCACGCCCCCCTCCACCCGCGACGCGGGCGGCCGACCACCGTACGAAGCAGCCGAAGGCGCGGGCCGCCCGGCGGAAGGGCCGAACTCACCACCGGACGAAGGCGGCTGACCACCGGACGAGCCCAATTGACCGCCCGGCGGAACGGGCCGGCCACCAGAGGAAGCGGGTTGGCCATCGGACGTGCCACCCGCCGAAGCAGGCTGACCAACGTTCGGAGAAGGCCGGCTACCCGACGGAGCAGGTTGGCCACGGGACGGAGCGGGTTGACTAGCCGACGGATGGAGTTGGCCACCGGCCGGGGTTGGCTGACCGGCCGGGGTTAGCTGGCCAGCGGGGGTGGGCTGGCCACCCGGCGAGGTGGGCCAGTCACCAGACGGAACGGGCCGGCCACCGGAGGGAGCGGCTGAGCCACCCGTCGAAGCGGGCTGAGCCGCGTTCGGAACGGGTTGGCCGCCGGACGGAGCGGGTTGGCCAGCGTTCGGAACGGGTGGGCCACTCGACGGAGCGGGTTGGGCACTGGACGGTGCGGGGTGGCCCGGCGACGGAGGGAGTTGGCCGGCGGCCGGGGTTGGCTGGCCGGCGGTGGGGGTGGGCTCGCCGTTGGCGGGGGTCGGTTGGGGGTTGGCGGGGGGTGGGGTGCCGGAGGGTGGGGGTGTGCCAGGGGTGGGCCCGGTGAGGCGGGTGTCCGTGGGGGTGGACGGTGTGGGTGCGTCGTTGGTGCCCGCGTCGAGGGGCTCGGCCCACACCAGGCGCGGGGGTCGGCCGGGGGCGAAGCGGACGAGGGGTTCGCCGTTGGGGCCCTCTTGGTGGGCGCGGACGATGGGCTCGTAGATCTCGGTCCGGGCATGGCTGCCGGCGGGAGGGTCCCAGTACATGTGCGGGCCGTGCTGGACGCCCATGTCGCGGTCCCGCATGTCGCTGATGACCTGGTGCTCCTCCTCAGGGCTCAGCCGGGACCCGTCGGGGTGGCGGATGTCGAAGATGTCGTGGTCGCCGGTGATGGGGCGCCACTCGCCGTTCCGGTCCACGCCCTGCACCAGGGCATCGTCGGTGACGCGGAACCTGCCCTCTTGGTCGCCGTACCCGATCTGGTCGTTCAGGTAGGCCCACTCCGTCATCCGCTTGCGGTAGCGCTGTTCGAGCTCGGACCACTGGCTGTCGGTCAGGTCGACCTCGTGGCGCTGCGGCATCGTCGGCTCGAACAGCGCGACGAGGCCCTGGGCGTCCCGGGGCAGCCGGTCGCACAGGAGCAGGTCGTACTCGTTGACGGTCTTGGCCTTGATGTCCTGCGGCTTGGGGATCGCCCCCTCGTTCAGCCAGCGCACCGAGTCGGGATTGGTGGGCCTGACATCGATGAGCAGGTTCTCGTGCTCGGCGACCCCCTGGAAGCGCTCCTGGTTCCGTTCCGGGATGCCGTACTGCGACTCGATCCGGCTACTGGTCAGCGGGCTGTCGAAGTCGTGCCCACCGCCCTCCGTCGGCGATGTCGGGGCCGTTGGGGCGCCGCCTGTCTGCCGAGGCACGTCACCCTGCCGTTCGGACGCGGGCTCGGTGCCCTCGGCCGGACCCGTACTAGGGACGCGTCCCGTCGAACCCGACGACGCCATGTCGGACGGCGACGTCGCCAGCGAGGTCGAACCAGGCGGAGGCGTCGGCTGCCCATGCGGCTGCGATCCGGCGGATGCCGGAGACGTCACCTGCGGCGAGGTCCCCGCAGGAGGGTGCCCCTCGGCGGACGCACCGGGAGCAGGCCCTCCGGGAGGCGTCGGCTGCGGGCCAGGACCTGGGCGCACTCCACCGGCACCCTCGTCACCATCGTCCTCGTCCTTAGCCTGCGTCTCCGCTGGAGGCTCGTTCGGTGACGACGTCTCAGCGGACGGAACGGGACGCGGCTGCGAAGGCTGCCCGCCATCGCCCTCGACCGGCGCCCCACGCTCATCCGTTCGGACGCCACTCTGGGGCGGCAGCGCAGAGTCGCCGACGTCGCGCGTCGTTCCCCTAGGCGGCTGGTTCCCCACCGGGGGCTCGCCCCCAGCCTGCGTCTCGGAGGACGGAACGGGACCTGCTTGGGAAGGCCGTTCGGCGTCGCCCCCGATCGGCGCTTCACGGCCATGCGTTCGGGTGCCGCCCTGGGGAGGCGGCGCGGATTCGCCGGCGTCACGCGTCCCGCTCCTAGGCGGCTGGTTCCCCGCCGGGGGCTCGCTCCCAGCCGGCGTCTCGGAGGACGGAACGGGGCCCGGCTGGGAAGGCCGCCCGGCGTCACCCCCGATCGGCGCTCCACGTTCGTCCGTTCGGGTGCCGCCCTGGGACGGGGCTGTGGAGTCGCCGAGGTCACGCGTTGCGGTCGCAGGCGGTTGGGTCCCCGCCGGGGGCTCGCTCCCGGCCGGCGTCTCGGAGGACGGAACGGGACCTGCTTGGGAAGGCCGTTCGGCGTCGCCCCCGATCGGCGCTTTACGTTCGTCCGTTCGGGTGCCGTCTTGGGGTGGCGGCGTGGAGTCGCCGGCGTCGCGCGGTGCGCCCGTGGGGGGTTGGGGCCCTGCTTGAGGGTTGGTCGGAGACGGCGTCTCGGAGGACGGAACGGGGCGCGGCTGGGGAGCCTGCCCGGCATTGTGCTCGGTCGGCGGAGAGGTTGCTCCGGGCTCGTCCGTTCGGGTGCCGGTTTGGGGCGGGGCTGTGGAATCGCCGTGGGGGGCTACCGCCGGGGGGGTATTTCGGGGTGGTTCGGTGGGGTCCGGTGGTGGGGGGCTGGGTGAGCCGGGGCGGGGATGGTCGCGGCTCGGCGAGTTGGGGTTGGGGTCCTGGGTGGCCCACGGCGGGGCGTTGGGGTCGGGGACCGGGGTGGCGCCCCAGACGAGGCGGGGCGGCTCGCCGGGGGCGAAGCGGACGAGGGGTTCGCCGTTGGGGCCCTCTTGATGGCCGGCGATGATGGGCAGGTAGATTTCTTGGTGGTCGTGCGGATTGTCGGGGGTCCAGTACATCATTGCGCCATGTTCGACGCCCATGTGCTGGGTGCGTCGCATATCGTCGATCAGTTCCTGGTATTCCGCGTCGCTCAATCGGGAACCGTCGGGGCGGCGGATGTCCCAGAGGTCGTTGTCGCCGGCGACCGTTCGCCATTCGCCGTCGCGGAAGCCCTCGACCATGCCGCGTTCATCGATCCGGAATGAGCCATCGGCCTCGAGGTCGGCCATCTTCTGCTCGTACTTTCCGAACTCGATGAGGCGCTGGCGGTAACGCTTCTCGAGTGCGGCGAAGTCGCCCTCGGAGAGGTTCGCCCGGTGCGGTTCGGGGTCGGCCGGCATGAACATCGCGACCGCGCCGAGGTCGGCGTCGGTCAGGTCGGGGTTCAGGTAGAGGTCCCATTTGCCGACCGTTTTTGCCTTGATCTCGGGCGGTTTCGGAATCGCGCCCTCGTGCAGATGACGTACCGAATCCGCATTGGTCGGACGGACGTCGATGACGAGGTTCTCGCCGTCGGCGAAGGCCTGGAAATGCACCTGGGCGCGTTCGAGCATGCCGTACTTGCGCTCGATGTCGGCAGGCTGGAGCGGATTGTCGAAATCATGCTCGGGCTCGCCGGAATCGTCCTCGTCGCCGTCCCGGTCCGTGGTGGATTCCTCGCGGGGCGGGTCGTCGTCCGGTGGCGGGGGGCCTTCCGCGTCGCGGGCCAAGGGGGCCTCAGGGGCGTCGCCGGACGTACGGTCGGGGCCGGTGAAGCCGTTCTCGCCCGCCGGGGTGACGTCGCCGTTGGGGTGGTGGGTGTTCCACGCGCCGTCCGGGGGCCACGTCGGGGTGCGACCGCCGCCCGGTTCCTGCTGCGCGGAGCTGGCGAAGACCCGGCCGTTCTGGTCCGTCCAGGCCAGACCGGTGGGGGCCTCGACGGGCACCCCGAGGCGTTGGGCCAACTGGCGCGCGTAGTCTCCCCCGGTGTCGCAGGCGATGAGCCGCACTGGACGCCCGCCCCAGTTCGGGTCGTTGCGGATCAGCGCGGCCGCGTCGTCCACCGACAGGGTCCGGTCGCCGAGCCGCAAGCCGTCCGGGCCGCCGTGCATGTCGAGCGTGAACCGGTCCGGGTCGGCCGGGACTCGACTCGCCAGATCCCGTAGGCCCGGCTGGTCGCTCCCGAAGTACGCCCTGCCCGCCGGCGTCTCGGTGCCCGCTCGCCACACGTCGTGCAGATGTGGGGGCAACCCGGGCGGCGGGGTGGAGGCCGCCGCGTCTTGAGTCTGTCCGGGTTGATTCGGCCCCGATTCCGTTGGCTGGCCTGCCGGGGCGTCTTGGCTGGGCGAAGCCCCCTGACCGGGCGTCGAGCCCTGGGTGGAGGGGGTGCCGTGGGTGGGCGGCGTACCTTCACCGGGGGACGTGCTCTGGAGCGGTGACGTGCCGGGCGCGGGCGGCGCACCCTGGCTGGACGGTACGCCGTGACCGGGTGATGTGCCGGGCGTGAACGGCCTGTCCCCGGTGGGCGCGGTGCCCTGGGCCGGTGAGGCCCCCCGTGTGGAGGGTGTGCCCTGGGACGGTGACGTGCCTTGGGTCTGTGGGGTGCCCGGCGTGATCTGGCTGCCTTGGGAAGGTGTCGCGCCCTGAGTGGGCGAGGTGGCCGGCGCAGCCTGGCTGGAGGAGGTACCGGGCGTGGGGGAGGTCCCCGGTGTGGAGGGCGTGCCCTGCGTCTGTGGGTTGCCGGGCGTGGGCGCCGTGGCTTGGGTGGGTGACGTGCCCTGGCTGGACGACGTGCCCGGCGTAGTAGAGGTCCCCGGAGTGGAGGGCGTGCCCTCGGTCGGTGAGGTGCCTGGCGTGAACGAGGTGCTCTGGGAAGGTGTCACGCCCGGAGCGGGTGTGGTGCCTGGCGTTGGTGACGTGGCCTGGCTTGAGGAGGTGCCCGGCGCGGGCGATGTTCCCGGCGTGGAGGGGGCGCCTTGGGCCGGTTGGTTTCCCGAAACGGGTGACGCGCCCGATGTGGGCGCCTGACTGGACGAGGTGCCCGGTGTGGAGGGCGTGCCCTGACCTGATTGGGAGCCTGGCGCGGGTGATGTGGTTTGGGGTGGTGGCGTGGCCTGGCCGGAGGAGGTGCCCGGCGCGGGCGAGGTCCCCGGCGTGGAGGGAGCGCCCTGGGTCGGTTGGGTGCCCGAAGCGGGTGACGTGCCCGACGTGGGCGCCTGACTGGACGAGGTGCCCGATGTGGAGGGCGTGCCCTGACCTGGTTGGGGGCCTGGCGCGGGCGACGTGTCTGGCGTTGGCGTTGGCGGTGTGGCCTGGCTGGAGGAGGTGCCCGGCGGGGTGGGAGCGCCTTGGGTCGGTTGGGCGCTCTGTGTCGGGGAGGTGGTCTGGGTTGGTGGGGTTGTCTGGGTGGGTGGGGTTGTCTGGGTGGGTGGGGTGTTGGGGTCGCGGGGGGTGGAGGACGGGTCGGGGGATGGTGCGGGGGTGGCCTGTGGGGGGGCGTTGAGGTCGAACTGGCGGTGGATGTAGCCGCCGTACGCGGGTTGGGCGCCGTCGCCTTCGGGCTGGTCGACTTGGGCGCGGACGTAGTGGTATTCGACCTGCTTCGGGTTCGCGCGGAAGGCGTCGTCCAGTTCGGCCGCGAGGGCCCTGTCTTCGGGGCGACGCTGCATTTCGTTGATGATGCTCTGGAAGTACTCCGGGCGGCCCTGCTGGAAGCGGACGTCGCCCGCGTCCGACTTTCGGCTGCCCAGGACCGCCGTGGGGGCCTTGGCCTCGACGACGACGTACGTGGAGCGGCCGGTCTCCGGGTCGGTCACTCGGTAGACCTGGTCGAACTCGCCGGCGCCGCTGGTCTTCTTACCGTCCGCAGAGTCCTGGGGGCGTGGCAGGAGTTGTTCGACGTCGTGGTTCGGCCACCGTTCGCGCACCATGTCCTGGAACGCCTGGCGCGCGGCGGCCTCTCCGAGCTCTTCCCCCCGGGTGGTCTGCTCGGCTATGGCGAGTCGTCGCTCTTCACGGTTGGCGGGCGACTTGTTGGCCTCGTAGGCGTTGACGGCCTCTCTCACCCGCTGGATGGCGTCGGCCCGGGACTGCACAAGAGAGCGAAGGTTGTCGACCTGCTGCTGCGAGGGGGACAGCTCCGACCGTGGGAGGCCGAGATAGTCCGCCCGGACGATGGGGAGGTCACCGCCCTCGACCCATGCCCCACGGCCGTCGTCGCCACCGGTGTCGTCCCAGACCAGCTTGGGCGGCTCGGTCCCTCCCTCGTCCACCGGGTTCTTGACGGACATGCCACCGTCCCGCGGAGGCTCGTTCCGCCGGTAGTGGTGACTGGGGATGTCCGCCATCGCGGCACGTTGACGCGCCTGGAGCGGAGTGTCGGTCCGCCCGTAGTAGGTGCCCGGAACGGGGGAGTCCGCGGGCGGCCCGGCCGGCTCCTGCGTCGAACGCGGCTCCGCCCCCTCCGGTGGCGGCGGGTCCCCGCGCCCAGGCGGCACCGGCGTCGTACCCGCATCGTCCCGCGTTCGCGTCCCCGTAGAGGAGTCCCCGCCTCGCGCCACGGCACCCACCGGGGGTGCGCCCGCGTCCCCACGCTGCGGACCTCCCCCGGGGGTCTGCTCACCTGTACGAGGACCCGCGTCGCGCGGACGTGGCACGCCCTCGCCCGTACGAGGAGCGGCGTCACTGGAACGCGGGGGCGTCTCGCCACCGCGTGGTGCGTCACCCGACCGGGAGGCACCCTCGCCTGGACGCGAGGCCGGATCGCCGGGACGTTGTGGCCCGTCCGCACGTGGAGTCGGGTCGCCGGGCCTTTGCGGGGAGTCCGCACGAGGCGTCGCGTCGCCCGGCCTTCGCGGGGCCTCCGTACGAGAAGTCGGGTCGCCCGATCTCTGCGGAGTGTCGGTGCGAGGAGTCGGGTCGCCGGGCCTCTGCGGGGAGTCCGCACGAGGCGTCGCGTCGCCCGGCCTTCGCGGGGCCTCCGTACGAGAAGTCGGGTCGCCCGATCTCTGCGGGGCGTCGGTGCGAGGAGTCGGGGCGCTCGGGCTTTGCGGGGGGTCCGTGCGAGGGGTCGGGGGGGTGGGGCTTTGGGGGGCGTTCGTTTGGGGAGTTGGGGTGTCGGGTCTTTGTGGCCCGTCCGGGCGAGGGGATGGGGCGTTCGTGCGCGGTGGTGCGTCGTTGGGGCGA
The DNA window shown above is from Thermomonospora umbrina and carries:
- a CDS encoding sugar transferase, whose product is MRQAARHHRLHRPITWTDRYVRQAVAADFCCALAANFLGLLARFGTGGVPAGPTTALAFGIPVGWLAWLALSGGYDTRFFGTGPDEYRRIFNAGVSLIAAVAIISYATKAEIARGYVALTLPLLAVLNLIVRHRLRRRLHRRWALGRSMRRVVVAGHGDAAAGLIRELRRAGHHGLEVVAATLPDGHGHRLRHEDVPAYEGLDRIAEIVRMTQADSVAVLSCPELDGVALRRLAWDLERTQTDLFVAPAVVDIAGPRTTIRPIAGLPLLHLGHPELFSGLRPTAKAIFDRVVAALALVLLTPIMLPLAALIRSTSSGPALFVQERIGRDGVPFRMFKFRTMVTGAEHLHDELADLEDADGVLFKLKNDPRVTRIGGRLRRWSLDELPQLINVVRGDMSLVGPRPPLRREVERYEADVFRRLVVKPGLTGLWQVSGRSDLSWEESVRLDLHYAENWSLVLDMQILWRTANAVLRRSGAY
- a CDS encoding ADP-ribosyltransferase; this encodes MPRQTGGAPTAPTSPTEGGGHDFDSPLTSSRIESQYGIPERNQERFQGVAEHENLLIDVRPTNPDSVRWLNEGAIPKPQDIKAKTVNEYDLLLCDRLPRDAQGLVALFEPTMPQRHEVDLTDSQWSELEQRYRKRMTEWAYLNDQIGYGDQEGRFRVTDDALVQGVDRNGEWRPITGDHDIFDIRHPDGSRLSPEEEHQVISDMRDRDMGVQHGPHMYWDPPAGSHARTEIYEPIVRAHQEGPNGEPLVRFAPGRPPRLVWAEPLDAGTNDAPTPSTPTDTRLTGPTPGTPPPSGTPPPANPQPTPANGEPTPTAGQPTPAAGQLPPSPGHPAPSSAQPAPSSGPPVPNAGQPAPSGGQPVPNAAQPASTGGSAAPSGGRPVPSGDWPTSPGGQPTPAGQLTPAGQPTPAGGQLHPSASQPAPSRGQPAPSGSRPSPNVGQPASAGGTSDGQPASSGGRPVPPGGQLGSSGGQPPSSGGEFGPSAGRPAPSAASYGGRPPASRVEGGVPVVPGSPTLSPPAGGQAVASGGGPLVSPSSGEGGPAAGERGGPEGSDGGGEEGAGERSQGLPDGLREVWQASVETPAGRALYGADEAGMRDLARAVPAEPGRYVLDAHGDVDGIRVGERRLGVDEVAALVRNDPGWDGRTPVMLLSCDVGQGDFAARLAERLGVPVVAPTTQAWSDSQGRVFAATSQPGPDGRPTPTWPPDGAWNAHHPGGEVTPAGRDGHIGDVGDTTTPPTDAAARGDSPPADDATSDGESTDGDSPSDGDSASNGQTPGGQTPRGETPGGDTRSGQIQNSETQSGQAPSGETQSGETPSEESPGGQTPGGQTQSGESPSGEPPGGESPGGQIPGGETRSGETPEGESGDRAGPRGEFPGEVGEDGVRRFERDGLGARYGDEVLGDVFRALPPEQQQAVRDYTQNSGPFNDTLRLTDPSALDDLIASWRDDGYRGWGLFEVTPGRVPTLEDLYAAIDRPDLTPDQRDLLERVFDADDPAHELDGILRNEAGMRGTIMMVFGSWPTPEDVHARIAMVDDALARPLPETVEVLRALQDLSFIPEFDPDDPEALEGVRWTEEGFTSSSLGARFAHIDGLPPEVRMRLEVPAGTPALWVGENSFYPDQRELILARPLTYEISEVRVLPNGKMEVRARVVPSESSDSMES